In Archocentrus centrarchus isolate MPI-CPG fArcCen1 chromosome 1, fArcCen1, whole genome shotgun sequence, the following proteins share a genomic window:
- the LOC115779584 gene encoding histone H1-like has product MSEEAPAPAPAAAPAKAAKKKKTTPSKPKKAGPSVGELIVKTVAASKERSGVSAAALKKALAAGGYDVDKNKARVKTAIKSLVAKGTLVQTKGTGASGSFKMSKKAAEGKEKKPAKKAAAKAKKPAAAKKPAAAKKPKKTAAAKKPAAAAKKSPKKAKKPAAAAKKAAAKSPKKAAAKSPKKAPKKAPAAARKAPAKKAAKPKVKKAAPAKKK; this is encoded by the coding sequence ATGTCTGAAgaagctccagctccagctccggCCGCCGCTCCGGCCAAAGcggccaagaagaagaagacaacgCCCTCCAAGCCCAAGAAGGCCGGCCCCAGCGTCGGCGAGCTCATCGTTAAAACCGTGGCTGCTTCCAAGGAGCGCAGCGGCGTGTCCGCAGCCGCTCTCAAGAAGGCTCTGGCCGCCGGAGGTTACGATGTGGACAAGAACAAGGCGCGCGTCAAGACCGCCATCAAGAGCCTGGTGGCTAAGGGGACTCTGGTCCAGACCAAGGGCACCGGGGCCTCCGGGTCCTTCAAGATGAGCAAGAAGGCGGCTGAGGGTAAAGAGAAGAAGCCCGCCAAGAAAGCCGCTGCTAAAGCCAAGAAGCCCGCCGCGGCCAAGAAACCAGCAGCGGCCAAGAAGCCCAAGAAGACGGCGGCAGCCAAAAAGCCCGCCGCAGCCGCTAAGAAGTCCCCCAAGAAGGCCAAGAAGCCCGCAGCAGCCGCCAAGAAAGCGGCCGCCAAGAGCCCCAAGAAAGCGGCCGCCAAGAGCCCCAAAAAGGCGCCCAAGAAGGCCCCCGCAGCAGCCAGGAAAGCCCCCGCGAAGAAAGCAGCCAAGCCCAAAGTCAAGAAGGCCGCGCCAGCCAAGAAGAAGTGA
- the LOC115779711 gene encoding histone H2A-like, translated as MSGRGKTGGKARAKAKTRSSRAGLQFPVGRVHRLLRKGNYAERVGAGAPVYLAAVLEYLTAEILELAGNAARDNKKTRIIPRHLQLAVRNDEELNKLLGGVTIAQGGVLPNIQAVLLPKKTEKPAKAK; from the coding sequence ATGAGTGGACGCGGCAAGACCGGCGGCAAAGCCAGAGCTAAGGCCAAGACCCGCTCGTCCCGTGCTGGACTGCAGTTCCCCGTGGGCCGTGTCCACAGGCTGCTGCGTAAAGGCAACTATGCTGAGCGCGTTGGTGCCGGCGCCCCCGTCTACCTGGCGGCCGTGCTCGAGTACCTGACCGCTGAGATCCTCGAGCTGGCCGGCAACGCTGCCCGCGACAACAAGAAGACTCGCATCATCCCCCGACACCTGCAGCTGGCTGTGCGCAACGACGAGGAGCTCAACAAGCTGCTCGGCGGAGTCACCATCGCTCAGGGGGGCGTGCTGCCCAACATCCAGGCCGTGCTGCTGCCCAAGAAGACCGAGAAGCCCGCCAAGGCCAAGTAA
- the LOC115779622 gene encoding histone H3, translated as MARTKQTARKSTGGKAPRKQLATKAARKSAPATGGVKKPHRYRPGTVALREIRRYQKSTELLIRKLPFQRLVREIAQDFKTDLRFQSSAVMALQEASEAYLVGLFEDTNLCAIHAKRVTIMPKDIQLARRIRGERA; from the coding sequence ATGGCAAGAACCAAGCAGACCGCCCGTAAGTCTACTGGAGGCAAAGCCCCCAGGAAGCAGCTGGCCACCAAGGCCGCTCGCAAGAGCGCCCCGGCCACCGGAGGCGTCAAGAAGCCTCACCGTTACAGGCCCGGTACCGTGGCTCTGCGCGAGATCCGCCGCTACCAGAAATCCACCGAGCTGCTCATCCGCAAGCTGCCCTTCCAGCGCCTGGTCCGAGAAATCGCTCAGGACTTCAAGACCGACCTGCGCTTCCAGAGCTCCGCCGTCATGGCTCTGCAGGAAGCCAGCGAGGCTTACCTCGTCGGCCTCTTCGAGGACACCAACCTGTGCGCCATCCACGCCAAGAGGGTCACCATCATGCCCAAAGACATCCAGCTGGCCCGACGCATCCGCGGAGAGAGAGCTTAA
- the LOC115779657 gene encoding histone H2A-like isoform X1, producing MSGRGKTGGKARAKAKTRSSRAGLQFPVGRVHRLLRKGNYAERVGAGAPVYLAAVLEYLTAEILELAGNAARDNKKTRIIPRHLQLAVRNDEELNKLLGGVTIAQGGVLPNIQAVLLPKKTEKPAKAK from the coding sequence ATGAGTGGACGCGGCAAGACCGGCGGCAAAGCCAGAGCTAAGGCCAAGACCCGCTCGTCCCGTGCTGGACTGCAGTTCCCCGTGGGCCGTGTCCACAGGCTGCTGCGCAAAGGCAACTATGCTGAGCGCGTTGGTGCCGGCGCCCCCGTCTACCTGGCGGCCGTGCTCGAGTACCTGACCGCTGAGATCCTCGAGCTGGCCGGCAACGCTGCCCGCGACAACAAGAAGACTCGCATCATCCCCCGACACCTGCAGCTGGCTGTGCGCAACGACGAGGAGCTCAACAAGCTGCTCGGCGGAGTCACCATCGCTCAGGGTGGCGTGCTGCCCAACATCCAGGCCGTGCTGCTGCCCAAGAAGACCGAGAAGCCCGCCAAGGCCAAGTAA
- the LOC115779657 gene encoding histone H2A-like isoform X2, which yields MSGRGKTGGKARAKAKTRSSRAGLQFPILELAGNAARDNKKTRIIPRHLQLAVRNDEELNKLLGGVTIAQGGVLPNIQAVLLPKKTEKPAKAK from the exons ATGAGTGGACGCGGCAAGACCGGCGGCAAAGCCAGAGCTAAGGCCAAGACCCGCTCGTCCCGTGCTGGACTGCAGTTCCCC ATCCTCGAGCTGGCCGGCAACGCTGCCCGCGACAACAAGAAGACTCGCATCATCCCCCGACACCTGCAGCTGGCTGTGCGCAACGACGAGGAGCTCAACAAGCTGCTCGGCGGAGTCACCATCGCTCAGGGTGGCGTGCTGCCCAACATCCAGGCCGTGCTGCTGCCCAAGAAGACCGAGAAGCCCGCCAAGGCCAAGTAA